The window ATGGTTTCGAACCCCTCGACGATTTCGTGGGGTTCGAACGGGTTGCCGTTGTACTTCAGGAGGCTGTTCATCTTGGGCCCGAACCGACCGATTTCCTTCTGGACGAGTCCGCGGAACTGTGCGGAGGCGGTCATCTCGACGACGAGCGCCTCGTCGACCGATTCGAGGAATTCGGTGATTTCGGCTTCGGCCAGCGGCATGACCCCGGAGACACCGAGGGACTTGACGCTGTGGCCGGCCTCGTTCAGGCGGTCGACGGCCTCCTCGACGGTGCCCTGCTGGCTGCCGAAGGTGAGGATGCCGTAGTCGGCGTCCTCGGGGCCGTGGTAGGACTGGTGGCTGCCCTCCTGCTCGTCGAGGTCATCGCGAATCGTGTCGAGTTTGCCGAGGCGGCGCTCCAGTTGGGCCACGCGGTTGTCGGGGTCCTCGCTGATGTGGCCCTCGGGGGTGTGTTCGTTGCCGGTCGCGAGGAACTTGCCGCCCTTCTGACCTGGAATCGAGCGGGGGGAGACGCCCTTGTCGTTGTCGGGGTCGTGCTGGAACCGCTGGAACTTGCCGGAGGCGTGGTGGGCGGCCTCGGCGAGTTCCTCCTCGGTGAGCGTCTCGCCGAGGTCCGGGTTCGGTTCGCGGTCGAAGAACGACTCGTCGACGTTCCGCAGTTCACCGGAGAGTTTCTGGTCGTAGAGGACGATGGCCGGCAACTGGTACTCGTAGGCGATGCGGAACGCCTCGCGGGTCTGCTCGTAGGCCTCCATGACGTTGCCCGGCGCGAAGACGACCCGCGAGGAGTCACCCTGACTCGTATACAGGACGTGTTCGAGGTCGCTCTGTTCGGGTTTGGTCGGCATCCCCGTCGACGGCCCGGCGCGCATGGCCTCGATGAGGACGACCGGCGTTTCGGTCATCTCGGCGAGGCCGAGCGGTTCGGACATGAGTGCGAAGCCACCGCCCGAGGAACCGGACATGGCCTTGACGCCAGCGTGGGACGCCCCGAGCGCGAGCGCGGCCGCGGCGATTTCGTCTTCGACCTGTTCGGAGACTCCACCCATCTCGGGGAGGTACTTGCTCATCAGCGTGAACACCTCGGTCCACGGGGTCATCGGGTAGCCCGAGATGAACCGACAGCCCTCGTCGAGGGCGCCGAAGGCGATGGCGTTGCTGCCCGACAGCAGGACCTGCTCTTCGTCGTGGTCGCCGGTCGGCATCCGGAGGTCATGGGAGAACTCCATCTCTTTGACCTGCTGGTAGGCGGCTTCGAGGATTTCGAGGTTGGCCTCCAGTACCTCGCCGGACATGGCGTCTTCCATGAGGTCCTCGACGTGTTCGAGGTCGTAGTCGAGCAGGGCGGCGGTCGCGCCGACGCCGGCGGTGTTCCGCATGACCTCGCGGCCCTTCTCGCGGGCCATCCCACGGAGGTCGAGCGGGTAGACGTTCCAATCGTTCTCCTCGACGCGCTCCTCGAAGTCGGGAATCTCCTCGGGGTCGATGAGTCCCTCGTCGTAGACGATGACGCCCCCCTCGCGGAGTTCGTCGAGGTTCTCCGCCAGCGGTTTGGCCTCCTCGTTGCCGTAGTAGGCGTCTTCCTGTGGGTTACGGGCGAAGGAGTCACCCAGCGCCAGTAGGAAGTTGTAGCCGTCGCCCCTCGATGCGACGTCGTCGGGGCCGGCCCGGACTTCGACGTAGGTGTGGCCGCCGCGAATCCGCGACGGATAGTGCCGGTGGGTGAATACGTCGAGTCCGGACCGCATCAGCGCTTTCGCGAAGTTCTGGCTCGTCGAGTCGATTCCGTCGCCGGAACCACCCGCGATTCGCCAGACGATTTCCTCTGTCATTGATATCACTGCGCCCGGAAGGGCGCCTTGATCGAACTTCGGGTGCATCGACTAAAGGGTTTGCGAACAATTCACACAGATTAATAATGACATAGGTGTTTAAACACGGCCGCTATCATGCGTTTCGTATCAATAGTTCGTTATAAATAACGGACGTTTGACGGTAATCGGCGCGATAAACGGGGGCGTTTTCGGGAACGGTTGGCACAGGCTTATTAGGTGGAATGACTTGCGTGTATCACAAGCGGATGTCTCTGACCGAACTCATCGCGGGGGTCGAGGAACACGAGAAGACGCTGACCGTCTTCAACGGTGACGACGCCGCCGTCGCCGCCCTCCGCGAGCAATTCCACGACCGGAACCTCTCGGTGACCGCCGAGCGGACGCCGAGCGGCAAACCCAACGCCTTCGCCGTGCTGTCGGAGGACGGCGAGTTCGTCACCGCCGCCAGCCTCGACGAGATTCGCGGCCCCGAATCCGACGAGAACGACCCGGACTTCGCCGAGGAGGCCTACCGGCCCATCCTCGACCATCTCGACGAGACGATGTTCACCTCCTACGATATCGGACAGATGGTCGCCGCCTCCCGGGAAATCGAGGACCGTGCGTGGCGACTCGGCAAGGGGTCGCTCCACTCGGGGTTCCAGAAACTCTCCATCCTCGAAGACCAGATGGACATCTACGAACAGTTGGCCGAAAAGGGCACCCTCGACGTCTACGCCTACGCTGTCCCCGATACCGACGTGCCGAAACACGACAGCGACCTCACGATTCACGTCGAACGCACCGACGAAATCGAGCGGTCGTGGTTCGTCGTCTACGACGGCGCCGGTATCGACGTCAACAAGTGCGCCCTGCTGGCCGAAGAGCGTGAACCCCGGTCGTTCTACGGCTTCTGGACGTACGACCCGGATACGGTCGACTGGATTATCGACCACCTCGAATCCACCTACGGCCTCGTCGAATCCCAGTAGGTCGACCGACGAATCGGACCGAGCGCTTTCCGGCGGCCCATCCCGGACCCCGTCGTCTCGTTCGACTCGCCCGCGTCGGGACGTTTCCTCGATAGCCGCGCACGCGAGAAAGTAAAAATGCTTTTCCGGGAGGTGATTGAACGTTCAATCAACATGGACCGGACGGAGTCGACCGATGGAGAAAGAACTAGTGATGCGACCTGTGCTGCGAACGCGGGTGACGACAGCAAGAACGACCAGCGCGGCGGCACCGGAGGGAACGGATACGGCGGGCGTATCCTCGATGGGATCGGGACGCGCTCTATCGGCTCCCGAATCGCGGTCGTGGCGCTCGTCTCGCTGCTCCTCGTTTCCGCGGTCGCTCCGTTTTTCGCCGGCACCGCGGCCGCGAACGTCACCGGCGAACCGGACATCTCGCTCACCATCGCCGACAACCGCGTCGACGCCGGCGAAAGCACGAGCCTCGAAGTCCGCGTCGTCAACCGCGGCGAACTCGAATCCGGTAGCGACATCGGCAACGTCCAGGCCGAACGGCGCGCCACGACGGCCCGCGGCCTGACGCTCGAGCCGAAGAACAACGGCCCGATTACCGTCCACACCAACACGCAGGCCATCGGGAACGTCCCCGACGGCGAGGCGGTTCCGGCCCGTCTCGACATCACCGTCGCAGAGGACGCCGACCCCGGCACCTACCGCATCCCCGTCGAAGTCAGTTACAAATACAGCCCCTTCGTCTCCGAGCGGGCCAGCAACTCCCAGCGAAACGAGGTTCGCAGTCGGACCAAGCACGTCCGGGTCGTCGTCGACGAGGAGGGCCACTTCGAGGTCACCGGCGTGGAATCCTCCGCCGAACCCGGCAGCGACGGCCGCGTTTCGGTAACCCTCAACCACACCGGCGACCGCACGCTGGACGAGACCACCGTCGAGTTCCAGTCCCGGAGTTCCGGCCTCGCCTTCGGGGCCAGCGACCGAACGGCAGCGTATCTCGGCACCGTCGAACCCGGCGACCAGCGAACCGTTCAGGTCGAAGCCTCCTTCGCCGAGGACGCCCGCACGCGGGAGTACCCCGTCGACCTCACGATGAACTACGACGAGCGCGGCAGTGACGGCACCGGCGAGCGGGACGTCATCGGCGTCGCACCCGACGACGACCAGACGTTCGACTTCGAGAACGTCAGTTCCACCCTCCGAGTCGGACAGGACGGCACGGTCCGCGGCACCGTCGTCAACGAGGGCCCCAACGAGGCCCGCAACGTCGTCGTGACCCTCGTACCGCCCAGCGAGAACGTCCGGGTCCTCGAACCCGAGGTCGCACTGGGCGAACTGGAGGCCGGCGAAGAGGTCCCGGTGGCCTTCGACGTCGAAGTCTCCAGTGCCGCCCGGGAGGGGCCCCGACA of the Natronomonas halophila genome contains:
- a CDS encoding COG1361 S-layer family protein is translated as MDRTESTDGERTSDATCAANAGDDSKNDQRGGTGGNGYGGRILDGIGTRSIGSRIAVVALVSLLLVSAVAPFFAGTAAANVTGEPDISLTIADNRVDAGESTSLEVRVVNRGELESGSDIGNVQAERRATTARGLTLEPKNNGPITVHTNTQAIGNVPDGEAVPARLDITVAEDADPGTYRIPVEVSYKYSPFVSERASNSQRNEVRSRTKHVRVVVDEEGHFEVTGVESSAEPGSDGRVSVTLNHTGDRTLDETTVEFQSRSSGLAFGASDRTAAYLGTVEPGDQRTVQVEASFAEDARTREYPVDLTMNYDERGSDGTGERDVIGVAPDDDQTFDFENVSSTLRVGQDGTVRGTVVNEGPNEARNVVVTLVPPSENVRVLEPEVALGELEAGEEVPVAFDVEVSSAAREGPRQFTLQTDYENLDGDTRSADDVRFRQTVEQRRDVFTVEPVNATLTAGGSDRVVLAVTNNDDETVTDVSAKVFASQPLSMSDDEAFIDELEPGETARIPFRVSAADNAMEKAYPISIDFQYVDESGETRLTDSYRVPVDVEEQSGGLFGSIGPAIPPALAALGLAPLAPVALRYRRR
- a CDS encoding 2-oxoacid:acceptor oxidoreductase subunit alpha; its protein translation is MTEEIVWRIAGGSGDGIDSTSQNFAKALMRSGLDVFTHRHYPSRIRGGHTYVEVRAGPDDVASRGDGYNFLLALGDSFARNPQEDAYYGNEEAKPLAENLDELREGGVIVYDEGLIDPEEIPDFEERVEENDWNVYPLDLRGMAREKGREVMRNTAGVGATAALLDYDLEHVEDLMEDAMSGEVLEANLEILEAAYQQVKEMEFSHDLRMPTGDHDEEQVLLSGSNAIAFGALDEGCRFISGYPMTPWTEVFTLMSKYLPEMGGVSEQVEDEIAAAALALGASHAGVKAMSGSSGGGFALMSEPLGLAEMTETPVVLIEAMRAGPSTGMPTKPEQSDLEHVLYTSQGDSSRVVFAPGNVMEAYEQTREAFRIAYEYQLPAIVLYDQKLSGELRNVDESFFDREPNPDLGETLTEEELAEAAHHASGKFQRFQHDPDNDKGVSPRSIPGQKGGKFLATGNEHTPEGHISEDPDNRVAQLERRLGKLDTIRDDLDEQEGSHQSYHGPEDADYGILTFGSQQGTVEEAVDRLNEAGHSVKSLGVSGVMPLAEAEITEFLESVDEALVVEMTASAQFRGLVQKEIGRFGPKMNSLLKYNGNPFEPHEIVEGFETIIEGSEPAPTTRFVPAAGD
- a CDS encoding DICT sensory domain-containing protein, with protein sequence MSLTELIAGVEEHEKTLTVFNGDDAAVAALREQFHDRNLSVTAERTPSGKPNAFAVLSEDGEFVTAASLDEIRGPESDENDPDFAEEAYRPILDHLDETMFTSYDIGQMVAASREIEDRAWRLGKGSLHSGFQKLSILEDQMDIYEQLAEKGTLDVYAYAVPDTDVPKHDSDLTIHVERTDEIERSWFVVYDGAGIDVNKCALLAEEREPRSFYGFWTYDPDTVDWIIDHLESTYGLVESQ